Proteins from a genomic interval of Corynebacterium freiburgense:
- a CDS encoding phosphatase PAP2 family protein yields the protein MITERFSDRTRAIVGILAVLVAASVGMLVHWELVVHGDNRVLEEFIESRDPVTTVVMRGITLLLNPLYATLLAVFLGAFVWWATQSRWLGGYVVACVAGASAITHSLKYFVRRERPPLITQLTTEHDFSFPSGHTTAAAAFGVSIILIIGAIVRSRRIRLITWILGAAFVAAIAASRLYLGVHWFTDVASGFLVGAGTSLALSWMVTRAVADARRG from the coding sequence ATGATTACTGAAAGGTTTTCGGATCGAACTCGCGCAATTGTGGGGATACTTGCGGTATTGGTGGCTGCCAGCGTGGGAATGCTGGTGCACTGGGAATTAGTGGTGCATGGGGATAATCGAGTTTTAGAAGAATTTATTGAATCCCGCGATCCGGTGACAACGGTGGTAATGCGGGGAATCACTCTATTATTAAACCCGCTGTACGCAACATTATTGGCAGTGTTTCTAGGTGCTTTTGTGTGGTGGGCTACCCAGAGCCGTTGGCTTGGAGGGTATGTGGTGGCGTGTGTGGCGGGGGCGTCGGCAATTACTCACTCTTTAAAGTACTTTGTACGGCGAGAACGCCCACCTCTGATTACGCAATTAACCACTGAACATGATTTTAGTTTTCCTTCAGGTCATACAACGGCAGCGGCCGCATTTGGGGTTTCAATAATTTTAATTATTGGGGCAATTGTGCGTAGCCGTAGGATTCGGCTTATTACATGGATATTGGGTGCGGCATTTGTGGCTGCAATTGCGGCATCACGGTTGTATTTGGGTGTGCATTGGTTTACGGATGTGGCCAGTGGTTTTTTGGTGGGAGCGGGCACATCATTGGCATTGAGTTGGATGGTTACCCGGGCGGTGGCAGACGCTCGGCGTGGATAA